From a single Mycosarcoma maydis chromosome 2, whole genome shotgun sequence genomic region:
- a CDS encoding putative DEAH-box ATP-dependent RNA helicase PRP43, whose translation MSSAQAGTSVDAARPSKRSKMEAPETETITNPYLAHMNGDDASSSAAANSNGSVADDHPLAGLIPRKVTGPQARKVMEGDVNPFSVAPKPFSTEYKKILAKRKELPVYAQMDDFYQLFNHNQIMVMIGETGSGKTTQIPQFVAYSDLPNTQKTKGADGVLAPRMIACTQPRRVAAMSVAKRVAEEMDVSLGKEVGYTIRFEDATDRRTTFLKYMTDGMLLREAMHDHNLERYSCIILDEAHERTLATDILMGLLKEVVQRRSDLKLIVMSATLDALKFQKYFNDAPLLKVPGRTFPVETFYTPEPEPDYLEAAIRTVIMIHQAEDAGDILVFLTGEEEIEDACRKIKAEADDLATTNPDLCGPLKVVPLYSSLPPAQQQRIFDAAPAPLTPNGPPGRKVVVSTNIAETSLTIDGIVYVVDPGFSKQKVYNPRIRVESLLVTPISKASAQQRAGRAGRTRPGKCFRLYTEKDWANELIEQSYPEILRSNLANTVLELKKLGISNLVTFDYMDPPAPETIMRALELLNYLAAFDDEGNLTPLGEIMADFPLDPQLAKMLIVSPEFKCSNEILTIAAMLSVPNVFVRPNSQKQQADAAQAEFAHPDGDHLTLLNVYHAYKTNCRDNKTAADWCWQNYLSHRALMQADNVRSQLQRLMERHNLDLVSTPFEDKRYYTNIQMAIACGFFMQVAHRAGGNKKAFQTIKDNQVVSPHPSSTLDHAAEFVIYHEFVLTTRNFIRTITEVKPEWLYDFAPAYFDPNNMDGEVKRIMSALKARKEKGGATGKRR comes from the coding sequence ATGTCAAGCGCACAAGCAGGTAccagcgtcgacgctgcccGCCCATccaagcgcagcaagaTGGAAGCTCCCGAGACCGAGACTATCACCAATCCGTATCTGGCCCACATGAACGGAGATGAtgcttcgtcttctgctgccgctAACTCGAACGGCTCAGTTGCAGACGACCATCCGCTCGCTGGTCTTATACCGCGCAAGGTGACTGGTCCTCAGGCACGAAAGGTGATGGAGGGCGACGTCAACCCCTTCTCCGTTGCGCCCAAGCCGTTCTCGACCGAATACAAGAAGATTCTGGCAAAGAGGAAGGAGCTTCCCGTGTACGCACAGATGGACGACTTCTACCAGCTCTTTAATCACAATCAAATCATGGTCATGATTGGTGAGACTGGTTCCGGTAAAACCACCCAGATCCCCCAATTTGTTGCCTACTCAGATCTTCCAAATACACAGAAGACCAAGGGCGCCGACGGCGTCTTGGCTCCTCGCATGATCGCGTGCACCCAGCCGCGTAGGGTAGCTGCCATGAGTGTTGCCAAGCGTGTTGCAGAAGAGATGGATGTCTCGCTTGGCAAGGAGGTCGGTTACACTATCCGTTTCGAGGATGCCACCGATCGAAGGACCACTTTCCTCAAGTACATGACCGACGGTATGCTTCTGCGCGAAGCCATGCATGACCACAATTTGGAGCGTTACAGCTGTATCATTCTCGATGAAGCGCACGAACGTACGCTTGCCACCGATATCCTGATGGGCCTGTTGAAGGAGGTTGTTCAAAGGCGTTCGGACCTCAAGCTGATCGTCATGTCGGCCACGCTCGACGCGCTTAAGTTCCAAAAGTACTTCAACGACGCTCCTCTGCTCAAGGTCCCTGGTCGAACCTTCCCTGTCGAGACTTTCTATACTCCtgagccagagccagacTACCTGGAAGCTGCTATTCGCACCGTGATCATGATCCACCAGGCAGAAGATGCAGGCGACATCCTTGTCTTCCTCACCGGTGAAGAGGAGATTGAGGATGCCTGTCGCAAGATCAAGGCAGAGGCTGATGACCTGGCAACCACAAATCCGGACCTCTGTGGACCGCTCAAAGTGGTACCGCTCTACTCTTCGCTGCCGCctgcacagcagcagcgcatcttTGACGCTGCTCCGGCGCCCCTTACACCCAATGGTCCCCCTGGACGAAAGGTAGTGGTCAGCACCAACATTGCCGAAACGTCGCTTACCATTGATGGTATCGTTTACGTGGTTGATCCCGGTTTCAGCAAGCAAAAGGTGTACAATCCGCGTATCCGTGTCGAATCGCTGCTGGTAACGCCTATTTCCAAGGCCtcggcgcagcagcgagcaggaCGTGCAGGACGTACGCGTCCAGGCAAGTGCTTTAGACTGTACACGGAAAAGGATTGGGCCAACGAGTTGATCGAGCAGAGCTACCCCGAGATCTTGCGCAGCAACCTCGCCAACACGGTGCTTGAACtgaagaagctcggcatctcAAATTTGGTAACCTTCGACTACATGGACCCGCCTGCGCCTGAGACCATAATGCGTgcgcttgagctgctcaactACCTGGCCGCGTTTGATGACGAAGGCAACTTGACCCCGCTGGGCGAGATTATGGCCGATTTTCCGCTTGACCCTCAgctggccaagatgctcatcgtcagccCCGAGTTCAAGTGCTCCAACGAGATTTTGACGATTGCCGCCATGCTTTCGGTTCCAAACGTCTTTGTGCGACCCAATTCGCAAAAGCAGCAGGCGGATGCAGCTCAGGCCGAGTTTGCTCACCCCGATGGGGACCATTTGACGTTGCTCAACGTCTACCATGCTTACAAGACCAACTGCCGTGATAACAAGACGGCTGCCGACTGGTGCTGGCAAAACTATCTGTCGCACCGTGCGCTAATGCAGGCTGACAACGTGCGttcgcagctgcagcgtctcATGGAGCGTCACAACCTGGATTTGGTCTCGACGCCGTTCGAGGACAAGCGCTACTACACCAACATCCAGATGGCGATCGCTTGTGGCTTCTTCATGCAGGTGGCGCACCGTGCTGGCGGCAACAAGAAAGCGTTCCAGACGATCAAGGACAACCAGGTGGTCTCGCCACACCcctcgtcgacgctcgacCATGCTGCCGAGTTTGTCATATACCACGAATTTGTGCTGACCACGCGCAACTTCATTCGCACCATCACTGAGGTCAAGCCCGAATGGCTGTACGATTTTGCCCCTGCCTACTTTGACCCGAACAACATGGACGGTGAAGTCAAGCGCATCATGAGCGCTCTCAAGGCTCGCAAGGAGAAGGGTGGTGCCACTGGCAAGCGCAGGTAA
- a CDS encoding uncharacterized protein (related to CKB1 - casein kinase II, beta subunit), with amino-acid sequence MASNIRARDDLLEGDLAYVEAEQIEEDEEEEDEDVNIGAYEDEIYESESPSESGTESLTWISWFCSLPGHEYFAEVGEDFIEDDFNLTGLNALVPFYKEALEMILDVEPPEEDSLKIPDVSIVESSAELLYGLIHQRYILTRHGMQQMVDKYEAGHFGFCPRVFCHSHPVLPCGRSDLPGLDTVKLFCPNCIDNYSPPSSRFHGVDGAFFGTTFPHLLYQCYRDLFPSILDPKQAGAESNSVLQYNADASGAGADSSITPVIRGATIEASAAADAQAASKATTLAHRTIQPEQLGKRVAFTRTYTPKIYGFKVSEYAKTGPRMKWMRLRPTSLDQLDRI; translated from the exons ATGGCGTCCAACATTCGAGCTAGAGATGACCTATTAGAGGGCGACCTTGCTTACGTCGAAGCCGAACAAatcgaagaggacgaagaagaggaagatgaggacgTCAACATTGGCGCATACGAAGACGAGATTTATG AATCAGAATCTCCATCGGAATCAGGCACAGAGTCGCTCACCTGGATATCCTGGTTCTGCTCGCTTCCCGGACACGAATACTTTGCCGAAGTAGGCGAGGATTTCATCGAAGACGACTTCAACCTTACCGGCTTGAACGCACTAGTTCCGTTCTACAAggaagcgctcgagatgatcctcgacgtcgaacCTCCCGAGGAAGACTCGCTCAAGATCCCGGATGTGTCAATCGTCGAATCCTCCGCCGAGCTTCTCTACGGTCTTATTCACCAACGATACATTTTGACGCGACACGGAATGCAGCAGATGGTAGACAAGTACGAAGCTGGCCATTTCGGATTTTGTCCCAGGGTGTTTTGTCATAGCCATCCCGTCTTGCCGTGCGGAAGGAGCGATCTGCCAGGTCTGGATACCGTCAAGCTCTTCTGTCCGAACTGCATCGACAACTACAGTCCACCCAGTAGCAGGTTTCACGGTGTAGATGGCGCGTTCTTTGGAACCACATTCCCGCATCTCTTGTATCAGTGCTACCGCGATTTGTTCCCGAGCATCCTTGATCCCAAGCAAGCGGGTGCTGAGTCCAACAGTGTGCTGCAGTACAACGCAGATGCGTCcggtgcaggtgcagaCTCGAGCATCACACCAGTCATCAGAGGTGCCACCATCGAGgcaagtgcagcagcagacgcacAAGCAGCATCCAAAGCCACAACACTAGCTCATCGAACCATCCAGCCAGAACAGCTCGGTAAACGCGTCGCCTTCACGCGTACCTACACACCCAAGATCTACGGCTTCAAGGTCTCCGAGTACGCCAAAACTGGCCCCAGAATGAAGTGGATGCGCTTAAGACCCACTTCCCTCGACCAGCTGGATCGTATCTAA
- a CDS encoding uncharacterized protein (related to TFA2 - TFIIE small subunit), translating to MSGREPSTIYSQPANTGSGIHENTQLASAIDALKHHSNPVRLEDFALSQGLPALLNPNSGLFQRFRSHDRVTYDAKTDLYMYKPDYDLRTPADLVALLKERFLNPGGNGARNSSAAGMRLAELRESYPAARDAIEELGKVEPKEDREVLILRGQRDGAIKQVFWNPLRGKDAKGVDDEFKELWHELKVPDLVDLPKELEREGLSTTDMLDAPISAAQLAANAKNKKKKKGTGARRFKLQNTHLEGVDLSQDFIKPS from the exons ATGAGCGGTCGGGAACCGAGTACAATCTACAGTCAGCCGGCCAACACCGGTTCGGGCATTCACGAGAACACGCAACTCGCTTCCGCAATCGATGCACTTAAACACCATTCGAATCCTGTCCGTCTTGAAGACTTTGCGCTTTCGCAAGGTCTCCCTGCCCTACTCAACCCGAACAGCGGCCTTTTCCAGCGGTTCAGGTCGCACGATCGTGTCACATACGATGCTAAGACGGACCTATACATGTACAAGCCGGACTATGATCTGCGAACACCTGCGGATCTCGTAGCACTCCTCAAAGAAAGGTTTTTGAACCCAGGTGGCAATGGGGCGAGAAACTCTTCGGCAGCAGGAATGAGGCTGGCAGAGCTGAGAGAGAGCTATCCTGCCGCAAGGGACGCAATCGAAGAGCTTGGAAAGGTAGAGCCAAAGGAGGATAGGGAAGTGCTGATCTTGCGAGGACAAAGAGATGGCGCAATCAAGCAGGTGTTTTGGAACCCGCTTCGGGGGAAAGATGCCAAAGGTGTAGATGATG AATTCAAAGAGCTCTGGCACGAATTAAAGGTACCagatctcgtcgacctcCCCAAGGAACTCGAACGCGAAGGTCTCTCGACCACAgacatgctcgacgctccCATCtcagcagctcagctcgctGCTAATGCTAAGAAcaaaaagaagaagaagggtACCGGCGCACGCCGTTTCAAATTGCAAAACACGCATTTGGAAGGCGTCGACCTTTCGCAGGACTTTATCAAACCCTCCTAG
- a CDS encoding putative phosphate transport protein has product MSGAIGNMAFMFGAMQVAKRIPFDDKPEYIDYARAGYVTVQLLCLAVYYYCSIRVKKANDLTVIKYVNAKNPMSQEPGELVTTTNRDYDLAEISKATRGILMGCAMVGFMHLYLKYTNPLVIQSILPLKNALESNMAKIWIWGQPATGDLKRPFKAPPGLFGAAGQAGPQTDKAAIKEAEKAGSGKKDE; this is encoded by the exons ATGAGCGGAGCTATCGGAAACATG GCCTTCATGTTTGGCGCCATGCAGGTCGCCAAGCGCATTCCGTTTGATGACAAGCCGGAATACATCGACTACGCACGTGCCGGCTACGTCACCGTCcagctgctttgcttggcaGTCTACTACTACTGCTCGATCCGAGTCAAGAAGGCCAACGACTTGACCGTTATCAAGTACGTCAACGCCAAGAACCCCATGTCGCAGGAACCTGGTGAGCTtgtcaccaccaccaaccgCGACTACGATCTCGCCGAGATCTCCAAAGCTACGCGCGGTATCTTGATGGGCTGCGCCATGGTCGGATTCATGCACCTCTACCTCAAATACACCAACCCGCTCGTCATCCAATCCATTTTGCCGCTCAAGAATGCGCTCGAATCCAACATGGCCAAGATCTGGATCTGGGGTCAGCCCGCCACCGGTGACCTCAAGCGTCCCTTCAAGGCTCCCCCCGGTCTGtttggtgctgctggtcagGCAGGTCCTCAGACGGATAAGGCTGCCATCAAGGAAGCTGAAAAGGCCGGTTCTGGTAAGAAGGATGAGTGA
- a CDS encoding putative prefoldin subunit 5, whose amino-acid sequence MGSKGQHVDLMSLDVQQLLEVKKQLETEVQHLTSSFGQLKAAQAKFKSCIESVASVKPENKDKTTLIPLTSSLYVPGKLSDLEKVIVDVGTGYFVEKSTADATRMYQEKVEFLTKNLEQLQETVLRQQENLQTTVEMIRLKARAEQQATSSEPGRGAAQTAAAS is encoded by the exons ATGGGTTCGAAGGGTCAGCATGTGGATCTGATGTCGTTAGATGTCCAGCAG CTTTTGGAGGTTaagaagcagctcgaaacAGAGGTGCAGCACCTGACTTCATCCTTCGGACAGCTCAAGGCAGCACAGGCCAAATTTAAGAGCTGCATCGAAAGCGTAGCTTCTGTGAAACCTGAGAACAAAG ACAAGACAACTTTGATCCCATTAACATCATCGCTGTACGTTCCTGGCAAGCTTTCGGATCTGGAAAAAGTTATCGTCGATGTGGGCACTGGCTACTTTGTGGAAAAG TCAACGGCGGATGCCACCCGAATGTACCAGGAAAAGGTCGAATTCCTCACCAAGAACCTGGAGCAACTACAAGAAACGGTATTGCGACAGCAAGAGAATCTGCAGACAACTGTCGAGATGATTCGACTT AAAGCaagagctgagcagcaagccaCTTCTTCGGAACCTGGCCGAGGCGCAGCAcagacagcagcagcgtccTGA
- a CDS encoding putative short chain 3-hydroxyacyl-CoA dehydrogenase, whose product MMLQPSRVALRAAQAKAGISTSMSRSATRAFSTSLVQNKDVQNITVFGAGLMGAGIAQVLAHKGKFNVTLSDVTDKALANGQTIISKSLGRIVKKSMAEASAEEQAQYVKGIVDSIKVTTDPEAAVKDTDLVIEAIIENVGIKKDLFGFLDGKAPKDALFASNTSSLSITDVAEAVSAQRQELFGGFHAFNPVPQMKLVEVVRTTKTSNDTFDSLTEVAKRMGKTPVACIDSPGFIVNRLLVPYMLEAIRLVERGEATAKDVDIAMKLGAGYPMGPFELADLVGLDTLSHIAKGWRETRVKTGEINADAVSESKLLEDLVKQGKLGKKSGEKGGFYEYPAPPKK is encoded by the coding sequence ATGATGCTTCAACCCTCCCGAGTCGCGTTGCGGGCCGCTCAGGCAAAGGCAGGCATCTCTACCTCGATGAGTCGATCGGCCACCCGCGCTTTTTCGACTTCGTTGGTACAGAACAAGGACGTGCAGAACATCACAGTCTTCGGAGCCGGTCTCATGGGTGCCGGTATCGCACAAGTGCTGGCTCACAAGGGCAAGTTCAACGTCACCCTCTCGGACGTGACTGACAAGGCGCTTGCGAACGGCCAGACTATCATCTCCAAGTCGCTCGGTCGCATTGTCAAAAAGTCCATGGCTGAGGCCAGCGCTGAAGAGCAGGCTCAGTACGTCAAGGGCATTGTCGACTCGATCAAAGTGACCACTGACCCCGAGGCGGCTGTCAAAGATACTGACTTGGTCATCGAAGCCATCATCGAGAACGTCGGCATCAAGAAGGATCTGTTCGGCTTTCTCGACGGCAAGGCCCCCAAGGATGCACTGTTCGCATCCAACACCAGTTCGCTTTCCATCACCGACGTCGCTGAGGCGGTCTCTGCTCAGAGGCAAGAACTATTCGGAGGCTTCCACGCCTTCAACCCTGTTCCGCAGatgaagctcgtcgaggtcgtTCGCACCACTAAAACGAGCAACGACACTTTTGACTCCCTCACCGAGGTGGCAAAGCGCATGGGCAAGACGCCCGTCGCCTGCATTGACTCGCCCGGTTTCATCGTAAACCGACTACTTGTCCCTTACATGCTCGAGGCTATCCgtcttgtcgagcgaggtgaggcCACTGCCAAGGATGTTGACATTGCCATGAAGCTTGGTGCTGGATACCCCATGGGTCCCTTTGAGCTGGCTGACCTGGTCGGTCTCGACACACTCTCGCACATCGCCAAGGGCTGGAGGGAGACTCGTGTCAAGACGGGTGAGATCAATGCCGACGCCGTCTCGGagtccaagctgctcgaagatCTGGTCAAGCAGGGAAAGCTTGGCAAAAAGAGTGGTGAGAAGGGTGGCTTCTACGAGTACCCTGCTCCTCCTAAGAAGTAA
- a CDS encoding putative ATP synthase delta chain precursor gives MIARAAIRTALRANKAPSALSQLGARRGYAEAVSDKLKLSFILPHEAIYNSTEVTQVNIASSTGDMGILASHVPAVEELRPGVLEVVESSGSKKWFVSGGFATVHPNNKLVVNAIEAYPLDQFSAEAVRSALSEAQRVASSGSSAEAKAEAEIEIEVYTALQAALGRS, from the exons ATGATTGCTCGTGCCGCTATCCGAACCGCGCTTCGCGCCAACAAGGCTCCCTCGGCCCTTTCGCAGCTTGGCGCCCGACGTGGCTACGCTGAGGCTGTTAGCGACAAGCTGAAGCTCAGCTTTATCCTTCCTCATGAG GCCATCTACAACTCGACCGAGGTGACGCAAGTCAACATTGCCTCCTCGACCGGAGACATGGGTATCCTCGCATCGCACGTTCCCGCTGTGGAAGAGCTCCGACCAGGTGTGTTGGAGGTGGTCGAATCGTCCGGTTCCAAGAAATGGTTCGTCTCCGGTGGCTTCGCTACGGTTCACCCCAacaacaagctcgtcgttAACGCAATCGAAGCTTACCCCCTCGATCAGTTCTCGGCTGAAGCTGTCCGCTCGGCACTTAGCGAAGCGCAGCGTGTCGCAAGCAGCGGCTCCAGCGCAGAGGCCAAGGCTGAGGCGGAAATCGAAATCGAGGTCTACACCGCGCTTCAGGCTGCTCTTGGCCGATCCTAA
- a CDS encoding sterol homeostasis protein ARV1 (related to ARV1 - protein functioning in transport of glycosylphosphatidylinositol intermediates into ER lumen) yields the protein MPVCIHCATPIESLYMRYGKDHIVLSPCSSSICSPTPACTSTCSTSPSDTATATGPAAGSASAAILADEYLEHDLPIVIIDLLLAKSQAYRHLLFNRSSIFNPTPDQAAKTTGQAPKKLKWGHVFAVLKRFVALCLVDAYIRWFYLCVHPSLPPAGGAELTKNRAANVMERMQRWVPMQAGMFFASVFTARSEHAEREMGAVGVVCSAAPLWLSNSASVRLAMSSDVMVPTLISYINVLMLTIIEASVLHFCVALLTHLTIRYLLSTQSPTSSKPTKSSAKPPLALDSHLADPLLPTQALLLSQLSPLILLLFVLLWNTKFPRPTTPTWSTSSDTSAFSKRRIVWIIRTFLASLNAGVALATCLPSTAAHKRKTCIHTLAPAAILAAAWSAQALISAWLYTCLE from the coding sequence ATGCCGGTCTGCATCCACTGTGCAACACCTATCGAATCGCTCTACATGCGATATGGCAAAGACCACATAGTTCTTTCCCCCTGCTCGTCCTCAATCTGCTCACCCACACCAGCTTGCACCTCCACTTGTTCCACTTCGCCTTCTGATACCGCTACTGCCACTGGTCCCGCTGCTGGttcagcatcagcagcaattCTAGCCGACGAATATCTGGAACACGATCTGCCtatcgtcatcatcgaccTTCTTCTTGCAAAGTCGCAGGCTTATCGTCATTTGCTGTTCAACAGGAGCTCCATTTTCAACCCCACACCTGATCAAGCGGCTAAAACAACAGGACAAGCTCCCAAGAAGCTGAAATGGGGACATGTATTTGCTGTACTCAAGAGGTTCGTAGCACTGTGCCTGGTGGATGCATACATTCGTTGGTTTTACCTATGCGTACATCCGTCGCTACCGCCGGCGGGTGGGGCGGAGCTGACGAAAAACCGAGCGGCCAACGTGATGGAGAGGATGCAGAGATGGGTGCCGATGCAAGCGGGTATGTTTTTCGCGTCGGTGTTCACCGCACGTTCGGAGCATGCTGAAAGGGAAATGGGTGCGGTTGGTGTTGTATGTAGCGCAGCTCCACTGTGGCTCTCTAACAGCGCATCGGTGAGACTGGCAATGTCAAGCGATGTCATGGTGCCAACATTGATCTCGTACATCAACGTGTTGATGCTGACAATAATCGAAGCTTCAGTGTTGCATTTTTGCGTTGCACTGCTCACGCATCTCACGATTCGATACCTTCTATCGACGCAATCACCAACCTCATCCAAGCCGACAAAGAGCAGCGCAAAGccacctcttgctcttgactCGCACCTTGCCGACCCGCTCCTCCCCACACAAGCCCTTCTGCTATCCCAACTGTCTCCGCTGATTCTCCtgctcttcgtcctcttaTGGAACACCAAATTCCCACGACCAACCACCCCAACCTGGTCCACTTCATCAGACACATCCGCATTCAGTAAACGTCGCATCGTCTGGATCATCCGTACATTCCTGGCTAGCCTCAACGCAGGCGTCGCCTTAGCTACCTGTCTCCCATCCACCGCTGCGCACAAGCGAAAGACGTGCATACACACTTTAGCCCCCGCCGCAATCTTGGCCGCCGCTTGGAGTGCACAGGCTCTCATAAGCGCTTGGTTGTATACCTGCTTAGAGTGA
- a CDS encoding uncharacterized protein (related to TOM22 - mitochondrial outer membrane import receptor complex subunit), protein MVRLEEVPDEEILRQQRASDAAAAATAAEDDDWEEEDESDAESDFSDDSDVSERGLALKEETVWERISALRDIIPPSTRRSIASTFNTTTSYAFTGSLLAGKLVWVVTTSALLVGLPFALAVEDESRIVAQEKEMMAQQQGAQHMLAPPASAAVPGQQQAQQQYQPQQQSPQGLRPPGF, encoded by the exons ATGGTTCGCTTGGAAGAAGTACCCGACGAGGAGATCCTCCGACAACAGCGAGCCtcggatgctgctgccgccgccactGCAgctgaagacgatgactgggaggaggaagacgaaTCTGATGCTGAA TCGGACTTCTCTGATGACTCTGACGTATCTGAACGAGGACTCGCTCTCAAAGAAGAGACTGTATGGGAACGTATTTCGGCACTTCGCGATATCATCCCACCCAGCACGCGCCGttcgatcgcctcgacgTTCAACACCACCACTTCATACGCTTTCACCGGTTCACTGCTCGCCGGCAAACTCGTCTGGGTCgtcaccacctcggcacTCCTTGTTGGATTGCCGTTCGCTCTCGCTGTCGAAGACGAGTCGAGGATCGTAGCACAGGAGAAGGAGATGATGGCCCAACAGCAGGGCGCTCAGCACATGCTCGCTCCTCCAGCTTCCGCAGCTGTGCCTGGCCAGCAAcaggctcagcagcaataCCAGCCCCAGCAACAGTCGCCCCAAGGCTTGCGTCCTCCCGGTTTCTAA